A genomic stretch from Bos javanicus breed banteng chromosome 29, ARS-OSU_banteng_1.0, whole genome shotgun sequence includes:
- the FADD gene encoding FAS-associated death domain protein, with protein MDPFLVLLHSVSAGLSSSDLTQLKFLCQNHISKRKLELAQSGLDLFTVLLQQNELNAEHTALLRELLCSLRRKDLLLRLDDFERGAAGGAAPEDRDLRAAMEIICDNVGKDWRRLARHLGVSDVKIEAIEEKYPRNLAEQVRELLRVWKNSTRENAAVSCLVGALRGCQLNVVADLIEEDQRARALQSGSANPGSFTAWDSGSAAPGAS; from the exons ATGGACCCGTTCCTGGTGCTGCTGCACTCGGTGTCGGCCGGGCTCTCGAGCAGCGACCTGACCCAGCTCAAGTTCCTGTGCCAGAACCACATTAGCAAGAGGAAGCTGGAGCTCGCGCAGAGCGGCCTGGACCTCTTCACCGTCCTGCTCCAGCAGAACGAGCTGAACGCCGAGCACACCGCGCTGCTGCGCGAGCTGCTGTGCTCCCTGCGGCGCAAGGACCTCCTGCTCCGCCTGGACGACTTCGAACGGGGCGCGGCGGGCGGGGCGGCGCCGGAGGAccgag ACCTGCGGGCAGCAATGGAGATCATCTGTGATAACGTGGGGAAGGACTGGAGGAGGCTGGCCCGGCACCTCGGAGTATCTGACGTCAAGATCGAAGCCATCGAGGAGAAGTACCCCCGGAACCTGGCGGAGCAGGTGAGGGAGCTGCTGCGGGTCTGGAAGAACAGCACTAGGGAGAACGCAGCTGTGTCCTGCCTGGTGGGCGCACTCCGGGGCTGCCAGCTGAACGTGGTGGCAGACCTCATCGAGGAGGACCAGCGGGCCCGGGCCCTCCAGAGTGGGAGCGCCAACCCTGGGTCCTTCACAGCCTGGGACTCGGGCTCCGCTGCCCCGGGAGCCTCCTGA